A single region of the Caminicella sporogenes DSM 14501 genome encodes:
- a CDS encoding ATP-binding protein: MNKRYEKSNTIITTNKDFSKWHKIFGDITIANAILDRLLHHSTVEKITGKSYRVKDKIFTSNSKNN, translated from the coding sequence ATAAATAAAAGATACGAAAAATCTAACACTATAATTACTACTAACAAGGATTTTAGTAAATGGCATAAAATATTTGGTGATATAACTATTGCTAACGCAATACTAGATAGGTTATTGCATCATTCTACAGTTGAAAAAATAACAGGTAAATCTTATAGAGTTAAAGACAAAATATTTACAAGTAATTCAAAGAATAATTAG
- a CDS encoding InlB B-repeat-containing protein, translating into MNLKKFRFIYWILSLSMIINLFITNPLVVYAEDTIDSITVVSDIIYSSAGKSQVIDPNLSIVGTGNIYSATVNIDNGFSKESGDMLSWDISKALGLSVEYNSESGVLTISGKAPVNTYQELLRTIKFQTNAISGTRSIVFLVNNSNGKMLYYEGTGHYYEFVNSPGISWTDAKTSAEVRYYDGHQGYLATITSQEENDFITSKCDGSGWLGASDAESEGVWKWVTGPEAGTQFWNGNELGSPVGGRFNKWKAGLEPNDWGTGEDYLHIMGKNRPSWAYYYEPGDWNDYPLSVGDIQGYVVEYGDTYINLSASSKSAITNVTIDNQYTVSFEENEGSEVSDQIVNYNEKAIKPSVPTRIGYAFGGWYIDEELTTPYDFNTPVTRDITLYAKWEINQYTVNFEENGGSEVSDQIVNYNEKAIEPSVPTRIGYAFGGWYIDEELTTPYDFNTPVTSDITLYAKWISNGESYVVAQPDSIKTGSYLKKEFILTLENDSIKQKITNKDLSLGGVFSNLSIEVLGNTDITVTASVYESVYKGFNQKGIGEIIINPEVLDKSEIPLVAKITVKGEYTVKFLDDKGNILKEEDVVRGTSATAPIVPEKEGYKFIGWDKEFNNVTSNLIVTAQYEIKKYTIKYNSNGGSEVSDQIVNYNEKAIEPSVPTRIGYTFGDWYADEELTTPYDFNIPVTSDITLYAKWIKKSKTKSKGGENNNGKTGVEVIVNGQKQTAGKEVVKKENNIKEVEIFVETRPVIQKIEEVLKAKQEAYEKDKKSIQNIVQIPVGEKEAKRVTAKLTGEILRQMEVNKFKLSVNTGEIEYIIPAEEINIENTAKILGVDKEELEEIEIEIKIDRLEETTIKRIKQEAEQKKYKVILSPVDFQVVAKTRGRDKEVKITKFNEYVQRIIAVPEGIDPNKITTGVVYDSDGNFSHIPTEVFIKDNRYYAKLNSLTNSTYTVIWNPLTVSSVEKHWAKEYVNDMASRLIIKNPENFNPDKPITRGDFAEYITKALGIYRTGVAKKQQFTDVSVTDELADAITIAVEYDIIRGYPDKTFRSKALISREEAMAMFARAMDIVKLKEKDSSRIENYKDISQVSSWAYDEVKKTLGSCVFNGRSRDTIEPHGIFTYAEAATAVRNLLIEANLINK; encoded by the coding sequence ATGAATTTAAAAAAATTTAGATTTATATATTGGATTTTAAGTCTTTCAATGATTATAAATTTATTTATTACTAATCCTTTGGTAGTATATGCAGAAGATACTATAGATTCTATTACTGTAGTTTCAGATATTATTTATTCTTCAGCTGGAAAATCACAGGTAATTGATCCAAATCTGTCTATTGTAGGAACAGGCAATATTTATAGTGCAACAGTTAATATTGATAATGGTTTTAGTAAAGAAAGTGGGGACATGTTAAGCTGGGATATTTCTAAGGCTTTAGGACTTTCAGTAGAATATAATTCAGAATCAGGTGTGCTTACAATATCAGGAAAAGCTCCTGTAAATACATATCAAGAACTTTTAAGAACTATTAAATTTCAAACAAATGCTATTTCAGGAACGAGAAGTATTGTTTTTTTGGTAAATAATTCAAATGGAAAGATGCTTTATTATGAAGGAACGGGACATTATTATGAATTTGTAAATTCTCCAGGTATATCATGGACTGATGCAAAAACATCTGCGGAAGTTAGATATTATGACGGGCATCAAGGATATCTTGCTACTATAACTTCACAGGAAGAAAATGATTTTATAACTTCAAAATGTGATGGTTCTGGATGGTTGGGTGCAAGTGATGCAGAATCTGAGGGAGTTTGGAAATGGGTTACAGGACCTGAAGCAGGAACTCAATTTTGGAATGGTAATGAATTAGGAAGTCCTGTTGGTGGACGATTTAATAAATGGAAAGCAGGTCTCGAACCAAATGACTGGGGTACGGGGGAAGACTATCTTCATATTATGGGAAAAAATAGACCAAGTTGGGCTTATTATTATGAGCCGGGAGATTGGAATGATTATCCATTAAGTGTTGGAGATATTCAAGGTTATGTTGTAGAATATGGAGATACATATATTAATCTTTCTGCATCTTCAAAATCAGCAATAACTAATGTAACAATTGATAATCAGTATACAGTAAGCTTTGAAGAAAATGAAGGAAGTGAAGTATCAGATCAAATAGTAAACTACAATGAGAAAGCTATTAAACCATCAGTACCAACAAGGATAGGGTATGCCTTTGGAGGCTGGTATATAGATGAAGAATTAACAACACCATATGATTTTAATACACCAGTAACAAGAGATATAACATTGTATGCAAAATGGGAAATAAATCAGTATACAGTAAACTTTGAAGAAAATGGAGGAAGTGAAGTATCAGATCAAATAGTAAACTACAATGAGAAAGCTATTGAACCATCAGTACCAACAAGGATAGGGTATGCCTTTGGAGGCTGGTATATAGATGAAGAATTAACAACACCATATGATTTTAATACACCAGTAACAAGTGATATAACATTATATGCAAAATGGATTTCTAATGGAGAATCCTATGTGGTAGCTCAACCAGATAGTATAAAAACAGGTAGTTACTTAAAAAAGGAATTTATATTAACTCTAGAAAATGATAGTATAAAACAAAAGATAACAAATAAAGATTTAAGCTTAGGAGGAGTATTTAGTAATTTGTCAATTGAAGTATTAGGAAATACAGATATTACTGTTACAGCATCTGTATATGAAAGTGTATACAAAGGTTTCAATCAAAAAGGTATAGGTGAAATTATAATTAATCCTGAAGTTTTAGATAAGAGTGAGATACCACTTGTTGCTAAGATAACAGTAAAAGGAGAATATACAGTAAAATTTTTAGATGATAAAGGAAACATTTTAAAAGAAGAAGATGTAGTAAGAGGAACAAGTGCGACAGCACCAATAGTGCCAGAAAAAGAAGGATATAAATTTATAGGTTGGGATAAAGAATTTAACAATGTTACTTCTAATTTAATAGTAACAGCTCAATATGAGATAAAAAAATATACAATCAAATATAACTCCAATGGAGGAAGTGAAGTATCAGATCAAATAGTAAACTACAATGAGAAAGCTATTGAACCATCAGTACCAACAAGGATAGGGTATACGTTTGGAGACTGGTATGCAGATGAAGAATTAACAACGCCATATGATTTTAATATACCAGTAACAAGTGATATAACATTATATGCAAAATGGATAAAAAAATCAAAAACAAAGTCTAAAGGTGGAGAAAATAATAACGGAAAAACAGGAGTAGAAGTTATTGTTAATGGTCAAAAACAAACAGCAGGTAAGGAAGTAGTAAAAAAAGAAAATAATATAAAAGAAGTAGAAATTTTTGTAGAAACAAGACCTGTTATACAAAAAATTGAAGAAGTTTTAAAAGCAAAACAAGAAGCATATGAAAAAGATAAGAAATCTATACAAAATATAGTACAAATTCCAGTAGGGGAAAAAGAAGCAAAGAGAGTAACTGCAAAATTAACAGGAGAAATATTAAGACAGATGGAAGTAAATAAATTTAAACTTTCAGTTAATACGGGAGAAATTGAATATATTATTCCAGCTGAAGAAATAAATATTGAAAATACAGCTAAAATATTAGGAGTAGATAAAGAAGAATTAGAAGAAATTGAAATAGAAATAAAAATAGATAGACTTGAAGAAACAACTATCAAAAGAATAAAACAAGAAGCAGAACAAAAGAAATACAAAGTAATATTATCACCTGTGGATTTTCAAGTAGTTGCAAAAACAAGAGGAAGAGATAAAGAAGTTAAAATTACAAAATTCAATGAATATGTGCAAAGAATTATAGCAGTACCTGAAGGAATAGATCCAAATAAAATAACTACAGGAGTTGTATATGACTCAGATGGAAATTTTTCTCACATACCTACAGAAGTTTTTATAAAAGATAATAGATATTATGCAAAATTAAATTCTTTAACAAATTCAACTTATACTGTTATTTGGAATCCTTTAACTGTATCATCAGTTGAAAAACATTGGGCAAAAGAATATGTAAATGATATGGCATCAAGGTTGATTATAAAAAATCCTGAGAATTTTAATCCAGATAAACCTATTACTAGAGGGGATTTTGCTGAGTATATAACTAAAGCTTTAGGAATTTATAGAACAGGAGTAGCTAAAAAACAGCAATTTACAGATGTATCAGTTACTGACGAATTAGCAGATGCAATTACTATTGCAGTAGAATATGATATAATCAGAGGTTATCCAGATAAAACTTTTAGATCAAAAGCATTAATTAGTAGAGAAGAAGCAATGGCTATGTTTGCAAGGGCAATGGATATTGTAAAATTAAAAGAAAAGGATAGCAGTCGAATTGAAAATTATAAAGATATATCGCAAGTATCTTCATGGGCATATGATGAGGTAAAGAAAACATTAGGTAGTTGTGTATTTAATGGAAGAAGTAGAGATACTATTGAACCCCATGGAATATTTACTTATGCTGAAGCTGCTACTGCTGTTAGAAATTTACTTATTGAGGCCAATTTGATTAACAAATAG